One Littorina saxatilis isolate snail1 linkage group LG11, US_GU_Lsax_2.0, whole genome shotgun sequence genomic window, CTGCAGCGGaggagcagacgacacaaaGCAGGGTGTGGAGACCGGACCAGGAATCTCAGCGCGAGTTGAACGAGGTGTTACAGATTCCCACTGACAACAACAGGTAGGCCTAGGTAATGTTGGAATTATCGCAGTAAATCCAAAGCAGATTCCCACTGACAAAACAGGTAGGTGGGTAATGTTGGACTCATCGCTGTAATTGTAAATTCAATCCCCTGACAACAACAGGTAGGTatgttctgcttcttcttccgAGTTATGAACTGCATGGGTCCTTTTGGACGTTTTAAGTTCAGCGGGTGGAGTTTTAAGTAGAGCTGGTTAAAATGGGTCTGTGGGAGGCCCAGGCTCAGTAAAAGTTTAAAACTAGTACTGTATACACAGTTCAGTTGGACTGATCGCTGACAACAACAGGTAGGTAATGTTGGACTTGTCGCTGTAAATTCAATCCCTCGATGTGAATTCAAAGCTCACAATCCAGTTATTGAGTTATATTTGGTACAACTTTACAAGTCATTTTCATCAAAGCAAAGAATCATTATTTTATTGACGGAATGAGCTCCAAAATTGAGAATCattttggtcatttgtgtgGAAATGACCAAAATATAAGGCCAAAAGGTGGAAGAAAACCCATACTTTTGGCCATATAATTTGTCTCTCTTTGCTTGTCACTGTAGTTCTCAAAATGATGGCGCCAATGTTTTCCTTCTAAACTGACCCCATGTAAATAAAACTCATCTATAAAGTTCATTCCATAACTCAAATGGTAattaaaatgacttgttatgcttGCAAGAGCAAGTTCTGCAAATTCAGAGCCTTAGATTGCAGTCGCAAAACATCCCTGAATTTAAAATCTTAAAGTTCAAGATAAGTTTGGAAGGGAAATAGCTCAGTGAGTAGCAGCGCtgtcttcaaaaccagttgtctcTATCGGCGTGGGGTCGATCCGCTCGTTCAGCGAGGGacttatttcccagagtcaactttgtgcagactctcctcggtgtctaaacaccccccgtgtgcacacatgcgcacgataaagatcccaagttcacagccaaggcctcagggcttggaaacatgaatacacgcatgcaggaagaaaacaaataatAGGGTAGCGcagtactgtatggcagctggctttccccagtgagaaagcagcctgaatttccatgagagtaacctcacaggactatatgaaatcttatccttattctAACCCAACAGGTACAGCAACAGGCCGGTCAACACCGTGAATCCAGTCAGACAGGAGGACCTCCCAGAGACCTACGCACAACGAAAGCAGCGCCAGCAGTACACTGTCAACCAGCAAATGCTGATACGACAGAAGACCATTTACCGAGACCCCAAGGCATGGGaacaggagggggaggaggaggaggtaggTCCATTAGAATGACTGATACATTTTCATACCTGGGCAGGTTGCCAACAAATCATTTTTAGATACAGAGGTGTCGAAGTTTTGAgactcacaccccccccccccccccccccccctgctctcTCAGAAATTTTGTTGACAATATGAAAATGTATCTTCATTTTGAGACTGTCTCTTTTTAGACCCAagattgacgggcgcagtggcgtggtggtaagacgtcggcctcctaatcgggaggtcgtgagttcgaatcccggtcgctgccgcctggtgggttaagaatggagatttttccgatctcccatgtcaacttatgttcagacctgctagtgacttacagtgatgtacattttagtcggtctccagtctctgaccgatccaatttccccaggacctatagctttaaccccagcaggacacaggtccgattaacctacagaagaagtggtcaagggtccgatcgtttttgacaatgaagcggacatgcggactgttcaattttcaagaggaaagcttgtttcggttttgccaagcgaaagtaaacactgcgtgaggaaagctggtttcggttttgccaagcgaaagtatgcactgcgtgtgaccagtttgttgagtgaacgaggcaccatatgggatctgattctttgaattaatttatcctcaagttggatcaagaagaaaaaaagaaaactgaacccatatggtgcctcgagtgcattcattggctcagcaataaatcgttTAAACCAATGGGAACCACCCGTGCATGTTCGCACATGCGCAAGGCATTACTTTTCATCATAATATCTGGAAAAACCGTTGTGCGTTCGAACTTGTCGACAGATGAGCAGTGAAAAAAACCGACAACTGTTCAAAtaactttgaaatgtgattcaatcctttgagtatctagtcatgacagtcgcagaaggtggaagaatttaaactgaaaaatctttttaaatgcggttttacgagtcgtgtttttgtactattgaaattgcaatctcaggacactgtgtcctattgattttcagtcttcaggacaattgtcctaaaggctgctagaaaaatgtacatcactggacttaacccccttcgtgtgtacacgcaagcccACGACcaggaaaagatcctgtaatccatgtccgagttcggtgggttatagaaacacaaaaataccctcccccgaaatcggcttatgctgcctgaatgacgaggtaaaaacggtcatacacgtaaacatccactcgtgctaaaaacatgagtgaacgtgggagtctaagcccatgaacgaagaagaagaagagacccGAGATTCTCAGATTTTTGCAGTTTCACAAGGGCACATTACTTCTGTACCTGTGATAAGAGCACTCATGGATTTTTCATTTTAAATTGTCTTAGAgtttgagaaaaaaagttcttCTTAAAACCAGTTTACAGTGTCCCTTCAGTGCAGGTGTAGGTATGGTATACTTTGGTAAAGTTCATAGACCAAGGGACACACAGGTGTCCCCTATAGGGAGGTGTCCTCCCATCAGATACCACgggattattttatttttctttgcaGGAGATGCATTCAGGATCCACTGGCTTCGATCCAAACAAGTTTCGTTCAGTTAACTTTGGACAGGTGAGAGATTTGTGAACAAAGTCTGTCATGTCTATGGTGTAACCTCTGTGATGAGATAAAAAGAGCATTGTGTGTTAAGTCTTGATTAGTAAAGTGCTGCTCAGCAAGTAGGATGACCCTCTGATTGCTTGTGTGAATGAAACATTgccattttattttgtttttaatctgttCAAGTTTATTTTGTCCACAAAGAGAAAAACTTTGAATGAATGCTTAAATAGACAATGCTTGGAAATAACACACTCCCTAAGTGAAAAAAACCCAGCGACTGCAATGCGTAATTCACTCCAATGTGTATATTATGCAGCGTCCATTCGATGtgatgaacttttttttcaaaactatGCACATCAGAGCCACATTTTGCTGCAAATTGCCTGCAGTGATCACTCAGCACACATGTTTTCCCAATCTCATGTGACCTGAAAGTCAGGTGACCTCAAGCAAAACACCTTGTTCACAACAGGCCAGCGGTCACTACTGCAACAAATCATGAACTGGGATGTgcttatttttgaaagaaaatggcatCATATCGAGCGAACATTTCCAACatgagttatttccagaaaacgTCTACTGTGTACAAATAAGTTAAAGGTCAGACAACGTTTAGTGTTTCTAGTTGTTGTGGGAGATCAAATTTGAACTGAAATTAACAAAACAATGGTGAATGAAATTGGCCTTAAGTAAAATTGTgtcattttgatttgttttcagGCAACGAATCAGAAAAGAACCATCTTCACAACAAGTGGAAACCAAGGTGAGTGCTGGGTGCTGAATGATTGATGGTAATGTGACGCGATAGTCTCCCTTTCACAGCAGTTGTTCTGTAGAGTTGCCTGCAGGTTCTaagctatttatagctcaaTAGCTGCCAGTCAGACATCTGTGAGCAGGCAATCCAAATCTCCGCAATTTTGCGGATTTCCgcgaaaacaacacaaaaaaactaCACGCGCAAATAATAGTTTAACCCAGGCGAGAGGGACAAAATTGtgtttttcttcacatgcacaatttaccttttcttcttctgcgttcgtgggatgaaactcccacatacactacgtgttttttgcacgagtggaattttacgtgtatgaccgtttttaccccgccatttaggcagccatacgccgctttcgggggaagcatgctgggtattttcgtgtttctataacccaccgaactctgacatggattacaggatctttttcgtgcgcacttggtcttgtgcttgcgtgtacacacgggggtgttcggacactgaggagagtctgcacacaaagttgactctgagaaataaatctctcgccgaacgtggggacgaactcacgctgacagcggccaactggatacaaatccagtgcgctaccgactgagctatatccccgcctacAACAATTTACCTTTCACCAGAAGGGGTTACAGTCGTATTTACAAGGCCAAAATGCTTCTGCTTTTGGGGGTGTTGTCCCCACGACCCCACCAGGGGATCTACCCATGGACCTCACCAGGGGACCTACGCGGCCCCCTGGACCTCAGTGTgagttattttgttgaaaataaTTCATCCTTGAATGGATTGCCGGTGTGAGTTGTAGAGAGCTGTTTGTGATAAAGTCTGACTGCTGATGTCTCCTGGTATGCCCTTGCAAACCTTTTTGTACAGCAAAGCACATGTGTATAGGGCTGTTCCTGTAGCCCACCCTCACTCCTGATCGACTCGTGACTGGCTTTGCCTTCAATAGTAATTCAAGCGTTTTGTGCATCTGATTACGATTACAATGATAGAAgaactaagagagagacagagagtgagtgtgagactaagagagagggagagagacagagagtaaaTCTCCTAATTACACAAATCTCTGGGTATTGTTCTCATATTAAAAGCAGATAATAGAAAAATTCAGCCATGGTATAGAAGAGAGAAACTAGTATGGATGATTTTAGAGAAATGTCaagtttgtacatgtatgttcaTTTTGTCAGTTATTTTATTTAGTATTAAATCAGTGTCACCCTGTCTATGCCAAACCAGATATAATTTCTTCCTAGTGGTTTATTTattaagtaaatcattctctctctctagatctgtACTTTGATTTCTGCTAGAATTACTTCATTCagagattttttatttttaaagattTCAATCATTTATGTAATGTAGACTTACTGTGTATTATTGCAGACAACTCCGTTCAGTACATGCCTGGTCAGCGAGACAACATGGATGAGTTTGATGTCACGTCGCGTCGACAGCAAACGTCAGTtgccttttttatatttagtcaagttttgactaaatattttaacatcgagggggaatcgaaacgagggtcgtggtgtatgtgcgtctgtctgtctgtgtgtgtgtgtgtgtagagcgattcagactaaactactggaccgatctttatgaaatttgacatgagagttcctgggtatgaaatccccgaacgtttttttcatttttttgataaatgtctttgatgacgtcatatccggcttttcgtgaaagttgaggcggcactgtcacgccctcatttttcaaccaaattggttgaaattttggtcaagtaatcttcgacgaagcccggggttcggtattgcatttcagcttggtggcttaaaaattaattaatgactttggtcattaaaaatctgaaaattgtaaaaaaaaataaaaatttataaaacgatccaaatttacgtttatcttattctccatcatttgctgattccaaaaacatataaatatgttatattcggattaaaaacaagctctgaaaagtaaatatataaaaattattatcaaattttttttttcgaaatcaatttaaaaacactttcatcttattccttgtcggttcctgattccaaaaatatatagatatgatatgtttggattaaaaacacgctcagaaagttaaaacaaagagaggtacagaaaagcgtgctatccttcttagcgcaactactaccccgctcttcttgccaatttcactgcctttgccatgagcggtggactgacgatgctacgagtataaggtcttgctgaaaaatggcattgcgttcagtttcattctgtgagttcgacagctacttgactaaatgttgtattttcgccttacgcgacttgtttttctttaaatttaTGTTGAATGTTTTCCATCTTTACCATGTTATTCGATGATTAATTGTACCCTTAGAAAGCCGAGGTAACAAGCTATATAtgtgtatttgtttatttttatagtctttttaaaaatttatatggtcttttatttttaaatgttaaattatgtttttatgtttttctaAATTCTGTACTCATGGCTGCAGATACTTTGCTTTTGATACTTCCAAAAGACATGTTACccgtgtgcttttgtgtgtgcttttttagagggggaatcgagacgagggtcgtggtgtgtgtgtgtgtgtgtgtgtgtgtgtgtgtgtgtgtgtgtgtgtgtgtgtgtgtttagagcgattcagagtaaactactggaccgatctttatgaaattttacatgagagttcctgggtatgctATCCCCAGAGGTtctttttggataaatgtctttgatgacgtcatatccggctttttgtaaaagttgaggtggcactgtcacaccgtcatttttcaatcaaattgattgaaatatttgtaaagcaatctttgacaaaggccggactttggtacatgtgtattgcatttcagcatggtggctacaaaattaattaatgactttggtcattaaaaatctgaaaattgtaattacattttttttgtataaaacgatccaaaattacgttcatcttattcttcatcattttctgattccaaaaacatataaatatgttatattcggattaaaaacaaggtctgaaaattaaaaatataaaaattatgatcaaaattaaatttccgaaatcgatttaaaaacaatttcatcttattccttgtcggttcctgattcccaaaacatatggatatgatatgtttggattaaaaacacgctcagaaagttataacgaagagaggtacagaaaagcgtgctatgcaacacagcgaaaccactaccgcgctaaacaggctcgtcagcttcactgcgttttgcacgagcggcggactacagtcattgtgaaaaaatgcagtgcgttcagtttcattctgtgagttcgacagcttgactaaatgttgttatttcgccttacgcgacttgttatgagGTAAACTTACCCACGTGGCATTATTGGCCAGTCACTtgcgctgatggggtctatgtcgaccaaaagagtgggattccctgtaggtggagttcctggagggggattccctgtatacagggaatacaacAGGATTTCGTTCATGTAGCGTGTCGccgatatcgctgaaagtcacgtgatgcttggcgacatcagtagaatttgatgtttttctatcttttttgatatttcttagaaattcgagtatggtctgcaagttttattgaaaaactccaccctgtgggattccctgtatacagggaatccccctccaggaactccacctacagggaatcccactcttttggtcgacatagaccccatcagcgtcacTTGCGAGGGATACTCAGAACATGTGGTCAAGGAGCACGTGAGGAAcatttgcctcaataaaagcaagagtcaCTCCTTTACAACCCATACGGACTGGACCCAGTTATTTCAGGCGTTcgtctattcttcttcttcttcttctgcgttcgcgggctgaaactcccacgtacactcgtgtggttttttttgtacgagtggaattttacgtgtatgaccgttttttaccccgccatttaggcagccatacgccgttttcggaggaagcatgctgggtattttcgtgtttctataacccaccgaactctgacatggattacaggatcattttcgtgcgcacttggtcttgtgcttgcgtgtacacatgggggtgttcggacaccgaggagagtctgcgcacaaagttgactctgagaaataaatctctcgccgaacgtggggacgaactcacgctgacagcggccaactggatacaaatccagcgcgctaccgactgaggtacatccccgcccgttcgTCTATTCAACACCATCACTATTTATAAAAATGACCGGAAAAGATatgttcatatgtgtgtgtgtgtgtgtgtttataaatGCTATTTTAAAAGCCTGCTCTTCCTTCTGATGTTTTGAAGCAATGATTTACAATTGTACAAAACAAGCAACCTTATGCACAGCCTAGTGTAAACACGACCAGCTGTCTGAACACatatgaacaaaaacaaatgagcTTACATGTTTACTGTTGACTGAGAAAAGACCTAGAAAAAACCTCCTATTTAATCTCGGTTCTTTTTCATTTCAGGTCCGAAGATTTGCCACGGTACAACGCTTCTGAGCAGGATCTCATGGCGTCGTTAGAGCGTGAACTGTTGTGATTGTACTCGGTGGACCGTGAACACACAACACCTAATCTGACCCAGAGTGACATTACGAAAGTGGGATTATATTTTTACCCACAGCAAGATGGTGTTATGTGCTTTTGAGATGGCTATGAGCCACCATTTCATTGGAGCGAGACTCGACCTAACTTTTCAAATGGAAGTCATCTCTCTGACAATCTTGAATGAGAGGAAGCCTGTTTTTCCCCCCCTGAACGCAACGTTTTCTAAGAATTGTCTGAACAAGGGTTACCATCCCGCAAAATCCAAAGACAATTTTTGTCCTTATTTTTCTCAAAAGGCTTCTGTggaaagttgttttttttttaacagataCTGTACAAGGATATTTCCTGTTCAAGGACATCTGTTCATTTCCCATGGGAACAATGATCCTTGTCAGGAACCTTTTTGTAATAGGACACCTTAAAGCAAAGGACaccttttttttcactttgaaGGACAATTCTACAACTTTCTTGGAAATAAATGTGTACCCCAGCAAGGGACCTTTTTATGACAATTAGGGACCTCTGAGGAAAGGACACTTTAAGTCTGCATGGCTTGACACCCTCCCTGGGGAGAACACCCCTCATTACAGGACATTTTCATTAAAGCATTGTCTGAAATGAAAAGATGCATGCTTTAGGTCTATTCCTAGGTGTCCAGCATTTGCAGAGGGCAAATGGTAGAACTAGAAGTGACCATTAATATTTGGAGATCAACAGTTTTCAGTTTCATGAGTTTTTAACTTAATAAGTGTTTGAGCGTAGACTTCACTTTTAAAAGAATGTGTTCTTCTCAGACAATTAGATGGTAAATGAATTGATAATGATTCTGTTGAGTGCGCAAATTGGCGTGTATGTAACTTGAAATGTGATACTTGCTGCTTCAGCTGTCTGTCTCAAACATATATGACGAACACACCTGCtgacatacagggtgacccccaaaaaagagtacccaaacaaaacgtcataaattgaacaaaaataaagcaatcttcataaaatttatttacacacacaagtagcctctgcatgatattcacagaaaattttagcgttctagcttgtctttcagg contains:
- the LOC138980617 gene encoding uncharacterized protein, which gives rise to MGSGPSKDQKGKDTARDGKSEKPVANVNNQSSRSNPLPQQQQPAQTTFITQSEDTLEDRNNSWNDSSRNQNDRGGGEIGRSNDYDRFPAAEEQTTQSRVWRPDQESQRELNEVLQIPTDNNRYSNRPVNTVNPVRQEDLPETYAQRKQRQQYTVNQQMLIRQKTIYRDPKAWEQEGEEEEEMHSGSTGFDPNKFRSVNFGQATNQKRTIFTTSGNQDNSVQYMPGQRDNMDEFDVTSRRQQTSEDLPRYNASEQDLMASLERELL